A part of Solenopsis invicta isolate M01_SB chromosome 2, UNIL_Sinv_3.0, whole genome shotgun sequence genomic DNA contains:
- the LOC105206542 gene encoding elongation of very long chain fatty acids protein 4 isoform X2, whose protein sequence is MASLINSTSQFIDDVYDYYLWTLSLADERTRGWLLVDSPKPTLIYTMLYLLIVWAGPKVMRKRKAFKLTWALVPYNFAMACLNAYIAIQLFVASTRLQYSYVCQPIKHITRPDELQIAHAVWWYYFSKLLEFCDTFFFILRKKDSQLSFLHVYHHSTMFSLWWIGIKWVPSGSTFLPAMVNSFIHVLMYSYYGLAALGPSVSKYLWWKKYLTILQLIQFTTALILGINGIRSRCDFPLWMQYALVIYMFSFIILFGNFYAKAYIAKGKQVYAEKRLKRIRAAEKVSMNKQLDDAISNGKVANGHANGHTNGYAYETSKKKAQ, encoded by the exons ATGGCGAGCCTCATTAATTCAACATCACAATTCATCGACGATGTTTATGACTACTACCTCTGGACATTGTCCCTTGCGG ATGAAAGGACGAGGGGATGGTTATTGGTTGACTCGCCGAAACCAACGTTAATTTATACGATGTTGTACCTCCTCATTGTCTGGGCGGGTCCTAAGGTCATGAGGAAACGAAAAGCTTTCAAATTAACGTGGGCATTGGTGCCCTACAATTTTGCCATGGCCTGCCTCAACGCTTATATTGCCATTCAG TTGTTCGTAGCTTCCACAAGGTTACAGTATAGTTACGTGTGCCAGCCAATAAAGCACATCACGCGTCCCGATGAACTTCAG ATTGCTCACGCAGTTTGGTGGTATTACTTTAGCAAACTTCTGGAATTTTGTGACACGTTCTTCTTCATTTTGCGGAAGAAGGACAGTCAGTTGAGCTTCCTCCACGTCTATCATCACTCTACCATGTTCTCGTTATGGTGGATCGGAATTAAATGGGTTCCGAGCGGATCCA CTTTCCTGCCAGCGATGGTAAACAGCTTTATCCATGTGCTGATGTACTCGTACTACGGACTCGCCGCGTTGGGTCCTTCGGTAAGCAAATACCTCTGGTGGAAGAAGTATCTGACGATCCTTCAACTCATCCAGTTCACGACCGCCTTGATTTTGGGGATCAACGGTATCCGATCGAGATGCGACTTCCCTCTCTGGATGCAGTACGCCCTCGTGATCTACATGTTCTCCTTCATCATCCTGTTCGGAAACTTTTACGCCAAAGCCTACATAGCAAAG GGTAAACAGGTGTACGCGGAGAAGCGGCTCAAGAGGATAAGAGCCGCCGAAAAGGTGTCAATGAACAAGCAGCTCGACGACGCGATCAGCAACGGGAAGGTTGCGAACGGGCACGCAAACGGACACACGAACGGTTACGCGTACGAGACGTCCAAGAAGAAGGCCCAATGA
- the LOC105206542 gene encoding elongation of very long chain fatty acids protein 4 isoform X1 gives MTEAMASLINSTSQFIDDVYDYYLWTLSLADERTRGWLLVDSPKPTLIYTMLYLLIVWAGPKVMRKRKAFKLTWALVPYNFAMACLNAYIAIQLFVASTRLQYSYVCQPIKHITRPDELQIAHAVWWYYFSKLLEFCDTFFFILRKKDSQLSFLHVYHHSTMFSLWWIGIKWVPSGSTFLPAMVNSFIHVLMYSYYGLAALGPSVSKYLWWKKYLTILQLIQFTTALILGINGIRSRCDFPLWMQYALVIYMFSFIILFGNFYAKAYIAKGKQVYAEKRLKRIRAAEKVSMNKQLDDAISNGKVANGHANGHTNGYAYETSKKKAQ, from the exons GCGATGGCGAGCCTCATTAATTCAACATCACAATTCATCGACGATGTTTATGACTACTACCTCTGGACATTGTCCCTTGCGG ATGAAAGGACGAGGGGATGGTTATTGGTTGACTCGCCGAAACCAACGTTAATTTATACGATGTTGTACCTCCTCATTGTCTGGGCGGGTCCTAAGGTCATGAGGAAACGAAAAGCTTTCAAATTAACGTGGGCATTGGTGCCCTACAATTTTGCCATGGCCTGCCTCAACGCTTATATTGCCATTCAG TTGTTCGTAGCTTCCACAAGGTTACAGTATAGTTACGTGTGCCAGCCAATAAAGCACATCACGCGTCCCGATGAACTTCAG ATTGCTCACGCAGTTTGGTGGTATTACTTTAGCAAACTTCTGGAATTTTGTGACACGTTCTTCTTCATTTTGCGGAAGAAGGACAGTCAGTTGAGCTTCCTCCACGTCTATCATCACTCTACCATGTTCTCGTTATGGTGGATCGGAATTAAATGGGTTCCGAGCGGATCCA CTTTCCTGCCAGCGATGGTAAACAGCTTTATCCATGTGCTGATGTACTCGTACTACGGACTCGCCGCGTTGGGTCCTTCGGTAAGCAAATACCTCTGGTGGAAGAAGTATCTGACGATCCTTCAACTCATCCAGTTCACGACCGCCTTGATTTTGGGGATCAACGGTATCCGATCGAGATGCGACTTCCCTCTCTGGATGCAGTACGCCCTCGTGATCTACATGTTCTCCTTCATCATCCTGTTCGGAAACTTTTACGCCAAAGCCTACATAGCAAAG GGTAAACAGGTGTACGCGGAGAAGCGGCTCAAGAGGATAAGAGCCGCCGAAAAGGTGTCAATGAACAAGCAGCTCGACGACGCGATCAGCAACGGGAAGGTTGCGAACGGGCACGCAAACGGACACACGAACGGTTACGCGTACGAGACGTCCAAGAAGAAGGCCCAATGA